The DNA sequence TGCAAGGAAAATGGTAGCTTTGTCGGGGAACAACAGACCATTAGGAGCGAGGTACTTGTCACGGGCAAGCAAGACAGTGTCGAGCATGGACTCGTAGAGCAAGAAGTAACCCATCCACTATAAAATCAAAGACAGGTGAGTCCACGTCATGTTtcatcttcagcttccGTAAAATTTACCTCGGAAATGATAATGTCGACTTGCTTGACAGGGAGTTCCACATCTTCGAGCTTGCCCTTTAAGAGGACGATCTCTGCAAAGCAAGTAATTCAGCATCTGCCGACGGGTATGTACATATTCAAAGATCGACGGCGACACTTACGGTCCTCGGAAAAGCCATTAGCCCTGACAATCTTTTCAGCCTGATCCAAAATATTGGACATGTCAATGCCGATAACCAGCTTGGCACCTGCCTTAGAGGCAAACATGGAAAGAATGCCAGTACCGCAGCCAACATCAAGAACCACCTTGTCCTTGAAGAGGTGGGGGTTCTGCATAATGGCGTTACGGTAGGAGAGTGTTCGGACCGAGTCCTTGAGCATCTCTTCGTGGATACCTGTATCGAATATCAGCTTCGCAGGTACTTGAAAAGATATTAAGAGCAATTAACCAAAGTGGGCGTAACTATGTTATCAAATATTGTCAGCACCATAATTCTAGACTAGCTTCCGTTTGTTTAAAGAAAGCGTCTTACCTGTCAGCATAGCTACAAATATATATCGTCAGTGCGGGTCCCTCGTAAGTCAAATAAACGAAAGACGTACTAGTCACGGCTGGTCATCTGGTCCACAGGGGGAAGACCCTGGGTAGCGGTTTCGGTAGCAGGAGACATTGTAGCTGGCTCGATTTTCTAGAAGGAAAATATGAAGGTCGATATGGTAGAGATTTTTTATTGAAAACCTATTGTATGTCACTCCAGAAGCTTATTCAAAAAGATATATAGATACAACTTTGTTGGAGAACGCTGCAGATCAGAAAttcaacagcagcagaaaGAGGAGCGCGGCGGCGCAGACCGCGCCCAAGTAAGGGCTTATTTATTATTTAATTAAAATCATCGTCGTGACGTGGCGTTAGTTTTGCAACTTTCATCAACAAGCAAgcaatcatcatcatcatcagcagtCGTCAATCATCACCACACCCACCACCGACCCTCCTCCCTTCGTTCTACTACGTAGTAGTACTATCGGCTTCTTCACACTGTACGCTTCCACGTAAATTCATACCTCTGCAATAATGTCAATCTACAAGCACTTAACCTTTTTATACCTGGAACGATTCTTAAATCAAGTAGCGAATGGAACCCCACAAGCTGCTTCATAACCTTCTTTTCTACCTCCTTCCCGCAGGTCTGGGTCTCGCAAACCCACCACCGCTGGCATTATTGATCCTTGGTCCAAATGCGTCAAATGCCTTCCTGATGCTGTCTTtaccatcttcctcaccctcctttcctccctccgTAGCCGGAGTTGAAGCcccagaaggaggaagaggtacTTGAGTAGCCGAACGAACGGGCAGGGAAGGCCGAGGCTGGCCAAACATTGTGGGAGTACCAAAGG is a window from the Cryptococcus neoformans var. neoformans JEC21 chromosome 2 sequence genome containing:
- a CDS encoding protein arginine n-methyltransferase, putative, which produces MSPATETATQGLPPVDQMTSRDYYADSYAHFGIHEEMLKDSVRTLSYRNAIMQNPHLFKDKVVLDVGCGTGILSMFASKAGAKLVIGIDMSNILDQAEKIVRANGFSEDQIVLLKGKLEDVELPVKQVDIIISEWMGYFLLYESMLDTVLLARDKYLAPNGLLFPDKATIFLAAIEDQDYKEEKIDFWNDVYGFDYSCIKEIALREPLVDCVELRAVATNPCAIRHIDIRTVKKEDLAFDVPFKLKATRNDYIHAFLGWFDISFSCCHKPINFSTGPQAKYTHWKQTVFYTSETLTVSEGDVIQGTLHCAPNSRNNRDLDIIIDYEVAGSNPEKGKMEYKMY
- a CDS encoding protein arginine n-methyltransferase, putative → MSPATETATQGLPPVDQMTSRDYYADSYAHFGIHEEMLKDSVRTLSYRNAIMQNPHLFKDKVVLDVGCGTGILSMFASKAGAKLVIGIDMSNILDQAEKIVRANGFSEDQIVLLKGKLEDVELPVKQVDIIISEWMGYFLLYESMLDTVLLARDKYLAPNGLLFPDKATIFLAAIEDQDYKEEKIDFWNDVYGFDYSCIKEIALREPLVDCVELRAVATNPCAIRHIDIRTVKKEDLAFDVPFKLKATRNDYIHAFLGWFDISFSCCHKPINFSTGPQAKYTHWKQTVFYTSETLTVSEGDVIQGTLHCAPNSRNNRDLDIIIDYEVAGSNPEKGKMEYKMS